GGCGACGTGTAGCGCTTGGGCGTGAGGGCCGCGTCGGTGCCGCTTTTACCGAGTGGCCAATAGGCCGAGCTGCCGCAGTGCCGCGTCCACCTGCGCCTCCAGCGCCGTGAGATCGCCGCTGTTGTCCAGGGTCAGGGTCGCGCGGCGCCGTTTCTCGTCGGCGGGCATCTGGCGGGCGTCGCGGGCCAGCACCTCCTCCCGGGTCAGGCCGCTGCGCGCCATGACGCGGGTCACGCGCGTCTCCAGCGGGGCGTCCACCAGCAGGGTCGCGTTCATGCTGCCCTCGAGTCCGCCCTCGAACAGCAGCGGTACATCCTGCACGACCCAGGCCTCGCCCCGCGCGGCGGCGCCGGCCTCCAGCGCGGCCATGCGGGCACGCACGCGGGGGTGGGTGAGGGCGTTGAGGCGCGCGAGCTGCTCCGCGTCTCCGAACACGCGGGCGGCCAGCGCCGCGCGGTCTAGGACCCCCTCCCGGACCACACCGGGAAAGGCGGCCTCCAGTGCCGCCAGGGTCCCGGGCTCGGCCGTGACCAGCCGGGCCTGCTCGTCGGCGTCCAGCACGGTCAGGCCGCGCTCACGCAGCAGCGCCGCCACGGTGCTCTTGCCCGCGCCGATGCTGCCGGTCAGGCCCAGGCGCCGGGGTGGAGAGGGGGGAGGAACCATGAGCCCACTGTAGGGCGTCCCGGACCCCTACAGTGCCGGTCAGAGGACGGTCACGCTGCGCTGCCAGGCTGCCCCGGCGGGCCGGGGGACGGTTCTCACAGGGACTTCACCCCCAGTCTGCCGCCTTCGACCTAGGCTGGGCACAGTAGTATTGCCGGGTATGTTGCCCAAGGCCGGAGAGGCGCCGCGGTGGCCCCGTCAGCCCGCGCGCTCCAGGCACGGAGGTTTTTGAGTGAATGCACGACTGACCCTTGCCCTGCTGTGCGCGGCCGCCCTGACCGGTGCCTTCGCCCAGACGGCACCGACCACCCCCGCACCGACCCCGGTGCCGGCAGCGGCGCCCGTCCCGGCGACCCCGGCCACGACCTCGGCCGTGCCGGTCACGCGTCCCCCCGCTGCCAACTACGTCATCGTCGGCAACGTGTACTACGAGCAGGGCAAATTCGATCAGGCGTACGTGGCCTTCCGCGCCGCCGCCGAACTCGACCCGCGCAACTCCTCGGCGCTGCTGGGGCTGGGGCGCTCGCAGGTCAAGCTGCGGCTCTATGCCCCGGCCATCGAGACCCTGCGACAGCTCGTGCAGGCCGATCCACAGGGCGTGAGCGGCTACATCGCGCTGTCGCAGGCCTACCAGCAGCAGTTCGGGGGCAGCGGCGACCGTGCGGCGGTGTCGGGCAATCTGGCGGCGGCCCTGGGGGTTCTCCAAAGTGCCGAAGCCGTCGTGACGGCCCAGGGCGGCGAGGGCCGGAACCTGAACCTCAGCAAGGTGCTCAACGAGCGCGGCAACGTCTACCGCCTTCAGGGCGACGCCACACGCGCCATCGAGGCTTTCCGGCAGGCCACCGCCCTCAATCCCGACAACAGCCTGATCCTGTTCAATCTGGGCGACATGTACTTTGCGACCGGCAACCTGCCGCAGGCCATCAGCAGCCTGCAGCAGGCGGTCATCACCGATCCGCGTGACCCCTACAACCGCGCCTACTACGCCAAGCTGCTGGCCCTGAGCGGCAACGTGGTCGCCGCCAAGCCCGAGGCCGCGCAGGCCGCCCGCCTCGCGCCGGCCAATGCCTACGCGGTGGGGCAGTACGGCGTGGTCAGCTACCTCGCCAAGGACGCCGCCACCGCCCGCTCGCAGCTCACGCAGGCCGTGGCCCTCGACCCGCTGCGCTACCCCGAGTTCTACTACTACCTCGGCCGCCTGAGTCTCGACGGCGGGGACCTGCGCGCCGCCCGCGAGAACCTGACCAAGGCGGCGGCCCTGGACAGCACCACGCCCGAGTACGCCTACTACCTCGGCGTGTCCTACGAGCGCAGCGCCGGCCTGATTGCCCCGGACAACCTCAAGGCCCGCGAGAACTACGAGCGCGCCCTGAAACTCAACCCTGGCTACCGCGCAGCGCAGGACGCCCTGGGCCGACTGAAGTAAGACTTCTCCCCCCGGCGCCTCTCCAGACTGGGGAGGCGTTTTGCTGTGCTGGCCCGGGCCGTTTTCTCAAGCTCTGATAAAGCCGCCTCTTGTCGGGCCGTCACAGAAAGGGCGCGTAAGATGAGCGTCGAAACGAGGCGCGGCACCGGCCCCGAGAGCCCGGTGACCCGTCCACACAAGGAGAGCCCCATGCCTTACGAACTGCCTGCCCTGCCCTACGCCTACGACGCCCTGGAACCCCACATCGACACCCGCACGATGGAGATTCACCATACCAAGCATCACCAGGCCTACATCGACAACGCCAACAAGGCGCTGGCGGGGACCGAGTTCGACGGATTGCCGGTCGAGGAACTCGTCCAGAAGCTCGACAGCCTGCCCACCGACAAGAAGGGCGTGCTGCGCAACAACGCGGGCGGTCACGCCAACCACAGCCTCTTCTGGACCGTCTTGGGACAGAGCAAGGGCGAGAGCAACGCGCCCAGCGGTGACCTGGGGACGGCCATCGTGGACGCCTTCGGCTCCTTCGACGCCTTTAAGGAAAAGTTCGAGGACGCCGCCAAGACCCGCTTTGGCAGCGGCTGGGCCTGGCTGGTCGTCAAGGACGGCAAGCTTGCCGTCGTGAGCACCGCCAACCAGGACAGCCCGCTGATGGGCGAGGGCGTGGCCGGCGTGAGCGGCACCCCCATCCTGGGCGTGGACGTGTGGGAACACGCCTACTACCTCAACTACCAGAACAAGCGCCCCGACTACCTCAAGGCCTTCTGGAACGTCGTGAACTGGGACGAAGTGGCCCGCCGCTACGCCGAAGCTAAGTAAGCCTCAGCGGCGTACAAAAGCGCCCCCGACCAGTGACGGTCGGGGGCGCTTTTGTGGCCGGGTTCAGGCGGCGGTCTTGCGGGCGCGCATCCGCAGGACGGGCGGCAGCACCAGGGCCACGAGCACGATCAGCAGGATGAAGGCGGTCAGCGGCTGGCGCACGAAGATGCTCGCGTCGCCGTTGCTCTGCTGCAGGGCCGTGCGGAAGAACGACTCGGCCGTCGGCCCGAGCACCACGCCGATGATGGCGGGCGTGACCGGGAAGTCGAAGCGGCGCATTCCGTAGCCGATCAAGCCGAAGATGGCGAGCAGCACGAGGTCGAAGACGCTGTTGTTCAGGCTGTACACGCCCACCGTGCTGAACACCAGAATGCCAGCGTACAGGAAGGGACGCGGGATGAGCAGCAGCTTGGCCCACACGGGCGCCAGCGGCAGGTTGAGCAGCAGCAGCATGACGTTGCCGATGTAGAGCGAGGCGATGAGTCCCCACACGAG
The DNA window shown above is from Deinococcus sp. Leaf326 and carries:
- the coaE gene encoding dephospho-CoA kinase (Dephospho-CoA kinase (CoaE) performs the final step in coenzyme A biosynthesis.); amino-acid sequence: MVPPPSPPRRLGLTGSIGAGKSTVAALLRERGLTVLDADEQARLVTAEPGTLAALEAAFPGVVREGVLDRAALAARVFGDAEQLARLNALTHPRVRARMAALEAGAAARGEAWVVQDVPLLFEGGLEGSMNATLLVDAPLETRVTRVMARSGLTREEVLARDARQMPADEKRRRATLTLDNSGDLTALEAQVDAALRQLGLLATR
- a CDS encoding lipopolysaccharide assembly protein LapB; translated protein: MNARLTLALLCAAALTGAFAQTAPTTPAPTPVPAAAPVPATPATTSAVPVTRPPAANYVIVGNVYYEQGKFDQAYVAFRAAAELDPRNSSALLGLGRSQVKLRLYAPAIETLRQLVQADPQGVSGYIALSQAYQQQFGGSGDRAAVSGNLAAALGVLQSAEAVVTAQGGEGRNLNLSKVLNERGNVYRLQGDATRAIEAFRQATALNPDNSLILFNLGDMYFATGNLPQAISSLQQAVITDPRDPYNRAYYAKLLALSGNVVAAKPEAAQAARLAPANAYAVGQYGVVSYLAKDAATARSQLTQAVALDPLRYPEFYYYLGRLSLDGGDLRAARENLTKAAALDSTTPEYAYYLGVSYERSAGLIAPDNLKARENYERALKLNPGYRAAQDALGRLK
- the sodA gene encoding superoxide dismutase [Mn], which produces MPYELPALPYAYDALEPHIDTRTMEIHHTKHHQAYIDNANKALAGTEFDGLPVEELVQKLDSLPTDKKGVLRNNAGGHANHSLFWTVLGQSKGESNAPSGDLGTAIVDAFGSFDAFKEKFEDAAKTRFGSGWAWLVVKDGKLAVVSTANQDSPLMGEGVAGVSGTPILGVDVWEHAYYLNYQNKRPDYLKAFWNVVNWDEVARRYAEAK